In one window of Fictibacillus phosphorivorans DNA:
- a CDS encoding DUF485 domain-containing protein: MLPKKQQNFEHSRYSDVVNTKQFQQLMAEKKRFILPMTVFFLLFYFSLPILTAYTDVLNRPLIGDITWAWIFAFAQFIMTWALCMIYTKRAKRFDELAEKVIADMDKEASS, encoded by the coding sequence TTGTTACCAAAAAAACAGCAAAATTTTGAACACTCAAGGTACAGCGACGTCGTTAACACGAAACAATTTCAGCAATTAATGGCTGAGAAAAAACGTTTCATCCTACCAATGACCGTGTTTTTTTTACTGTTTTATTTTAGCCTTCCTATTCTAACTGCTTATACGGATGTATTGAATCGTCCTCTGATCGGTGATATCACATGGGCTTGGATCTTTGCTTTCGCTCAGTTCATCATGACGTGGGCTCTGTGTATGATCTATACGAAACGAGCCAAGCGCTTTGACGAACTTGCGGAAAAAGTGATAGCTGATATGGACAAGGAGGCTTCCTCATGA
- a CDS encoding MgtC/SapB family protein — MSLVLVKLGMSAFFGLIIGIERELKNKPVGLKTSLVISISSCLLTIVSIESARQFSLLTGQTVMDPMRLAAQIVSGIGFLGAGVILRRSNDVISGLTTAAMIWGASGLGIAAGAGFYKEAAAGAFLILISVELIPLIMKWIGPKALRQIDIKLKLVVNPDTIMSDVMKEINELKVKIVNVRIKDLDNDYKKMEMAASIYEKRYTTDLYDDVKKIEGIRSVEIETLG, encoded by the coding sequence ATGAGTCTTGTCTTAGTGAAACTTGGAATGTCAGCATTTTTCGGGTTGATCATCGGCATTGAGAGGGAGTTGAAAAATAAACCCGTTGGTCTTAAAACGAGCCTTGTTATCTCCATCAGCAGTTGTTTGCTCACGATTGTTAGCATAGAATCTGCTAGACAGTTTTCACTTCTAACAGGTCAAACGGTTATGGACCCTATGCGTCTAGCAGCTCAGATCGTAAGTGGAATTGGTTTTCTTGGAGCAGGTGTTATCTTAAGAAGAAGCAATGATGTCATTTCAGGACTTACAACAGCAGCTATGATATGGGGAGCTTCTGGATTAGGAATTGCCGCCGGAGCTGGTTTCTATAAAGAAGCGGCTGCAGGTGCTTTTTTAATTCTAATCAGTGTTGAACTTATCCCTTTAATCATGAAATGGATTGGTCCTAAAGCTTTAAGGCAGATTGATATTAAATTAAAATTAGTCGTTAACCCAGACACAATCATGAGTGATGTGATGAAAGAGATCAATGAGCTAAAAGTAAAGATCGTAAATGTTCGAATAAAGGATCTTGATAATGACTACAAAAAGATGGAGATGGCCGCATCCATCTATGAAAAAAGGTATACGACCGATCTATATGATGATGTGAAAAAGATTGAGGGTATCCGTAGTGTAGAGATTGAAACACTTGGTTGA
- a CDS encoding SDR family oxidoreductase, protein MNHIYFITGYPGFIATKLVSAIQTEYPSSTFYLLILKHEREIAERKLKSQPKNVHLVEGDITKHDLGLDTNTIEDLYESVTHCVHLAALYDLTVAYEPAYLCNVVGTKNVLTFLGKCPSLQRFCYFSTAYVSGDEKGLMMENDIRMPSRFRNYYEQTKHEAEVQVRNKMHELPITIIRPGIIVGDSKTGETLKFDGPYFMMQFIKRLAKFPIPYIGKTSSKIHLVPIDFIIEASVFLMHDRVGESKTYHVLSPNSPSIQEAYTLLCQELLGKKPSWTLNRKIAEQCLSISYISKWLGVPLETLSYFSHDATYDTSQLLQDLDGSGIECRSFNEYVGAIVNYYKNNAHDKSLIRY, encoded by the coding sequence ATGAACCATATCTATTTTATCACCGGTTACCCAGGATTTATAGCTACAAAGCTTGTAAGTGCTATTCAAACGGAATACCCTTCTTCAACCTTTTATTTATTGATATTAAAGCATGAGCGTGAAATCGCGGAGCGAAAATTAAAATCACAACCCAAAAACGTTCATCTAGTCGAAGGAGATATTACAAAACATGATCTAGGTTTAGATACAAACACGATTGAAGATCTTTATGAGTCTGTAACACATTGTGTACATCTTGCTGCTCTTTACGACCTCACAGTTGCTTATGAACCTGCATATCTTTGTAATGTGGTTGGTACTAAAAACGTCTTAACTTTTTTGGGAAAATGTCCGAGCTTACAGCGTTTTTGTTATTTCAGTACAGCTTATGTTTCTGGAGATGAGAAGGGATTAATGATGGAAAACGACATTCGTATGCCTAGTCGGTTTCGTAATTATTATGAACAGACCAAACATGAAGCGGAAGTTCAAGTTCGTAATAAGATGCATGAACTTCCGATCACGATCATACGACCTGGTATCATAGTTGGTGATTCAAAGACAGGAGAAACACTTAAGTTTGACGGTCCTTATTTTATGATGCAATTTATAAAACGGCTAGCTAAGTTTCCAATTCCCTATATCGGAAAGACTTCTTCCAAAATCCATCTTGTTCCTATTGATTTCATAATTGAAGCTTCCGTTTTTCTCATGCATGATCGTGTCGGAGAATCCAAAACATATCATGTACTTAGTCCTAATTCACCTTCCATACAGGAAGCATACACTCTATTATGCCAAGAGCTGTTAGGAAAAAAACCTAGCTGGACATTGAATAGGAAGATAGCTGAACAGTGTTTGTCCATTTCATATATTTCGAAGTGGCTTGGTGTACCATTGGAAACACTCTCGTATTTTTCTCATGATGCCACATACGATACTTCACAACTTCTTCAAGACCTAGATGGGTCAGGAATTGAATGTCGATCCTTCAACGAATATGTAGGTGCAATAGTGAACTATTATAAGAACAATGCTCATGACAAGAGCTTAATACGCTATTAA
- a CDS encoding NAD(P)H-binding protein, translating to MNKKTVIVAGSSGLVGKEVVKQLVTDPLCKEIILLVRKSSGLKDEKIKEVIFDFTASEYSIEQTEADVMFICIGTTMNKVKSKQAFEDIDLHIPVKLGKLAHKLNIQHVSVISAMGAHEKSTFFYNRVKGNMESHLISMKFPSLTIVRPSLLIGDREEFRFGERFAEKLYHALPFIYPSKYEPVESSSVAKAMIYDAFNTSIGSLNIMENKKIHEISRNHLKS from the coding sequence ATGAATAAAAAGACAGTTATCGTTGCAGGATCAAGCGGATTAGTCGGAAAAGAAGTGGTAAAGCAATTAGTGACTGACCCATTGTGTAAAGAGATCATCTTGCTAGTTAGAAAGTCATCGGGTTTAAAGGATGAAAAGATTAAAGAAGTGATATTTGATTTTACGGCATCCGAATACAGCATAGAACAAACAGAAGCGGATGTTATGTTCATCTGTATCGGAACGACGATGAATAAAGTAAAATCCAAACAAGCATTTGAAGACATAGATCTACATATTCCGGTAAAATTAGGAAAACTTGCTCACAAGTTAAATATACAACATGTTTCTGTAATTTCAGCTATGGGTGCTCATGAAAAGTCTACATTTTTTTACAATCGGGTAAAGGGGAATATGGAATCCCATTTGATCTCAATGAAATTTCCTTCTTTGACGATTGTTAGACCGTCTTTATTGATTGGGGACAGGGAAGAATTCAGGTTCGGAGAAAGATTTGCTGAAAAACTTTATCATGCACTACCTTTTATCTATCCTAGTAAATATGAGCCTGTAGAATCAAGTTCAGTTGCGAAAGCGATGATATACGACGCTTTCAACACGAGCATTGGATCTTTAAATATTATGGAGAACAAGAAGATACACGAGATAAGTCGAAACCATTTAAAAAGCTAG
- a CDS encoding BrxA/BrxB family bacilliredoxin yields the protein MNAYEEYMKQMAQPMRDELTRAGFEELKTPEEVNYFMQESEGTALVVINSVCGCAAGLARPVAVASLNHSVKPDQFVTVFAGQDKEATAQMREFFGEIPPSSPSMAVLKDGKVVHFIHRHNIENHAPEEILENLLGAYDEHC from the coding sequence ATGAATGCTTATGAAGAATATATGAAACAGATGGCTCAGCCGATGAGAGACGAACTGACGCGTGCCGGATTTGAAGAATTAAAAACACCAGAAGAAGTAAATTATTTTATGCAAGAATCAGAAGGTACTGCACTTGTTGTGATCAACTCAGTCTGTGGCTGTGCTGCTGGTCTTGCTCGTCCAGTCGCTGTTGCGTCTCTTAACCATTCCGTAAAACCTGACCAGTTTGTGACTGTTTTTGCTGGTCAAGATAAAGAAGCGACAGCTCAAATGAGAGAGTTCTTTGGCGAGATTCCACCATCTTCTCCATCGATGGCTGTTTTAAAGGATGGAAAGGTCGTTCACTTTATTCACCGTCATAACATTGAAAATCATGCACCTGAAGAGATTCTTGAGAATCTTCTTGGCGCTTATGATGAGCATTGTTAA
- the plsY gene encoding glycerol-3-phosphate 1-O-acyltransferase PlsY, whose translation MFEIIIILLLSYLLGSIPFALLVGKIGYGIDIREHGSGNLGGTNTFRTLGKKAGFIVSAADVLKGTLAASLPILLDVDLHPLLAGVPAVIGHCYPVFAKFKGGKAVATSGGVLLFAQPLLFVLVLFTFFLTLYISKYVSLSSIMAGVGSVVLSFFIAGDWLTTYILIGFTLFLVYRHRQNIVRIAKKTEPKVKWI comes from the coding sequence ATGTTTGAAATCATAATTATTCTTTTACTCTCTTATTTACTTGGCTCGATCCCCTTTGCACTATTAGTTGGAAAAATAGGATATGGCATTGACATCAGAGAACATGGAAGCGGTAACTTAGGCGGTACGAATACATTTAGAACGTTAGGAAAAAAAGCCGGATTTATTGTATCAGCAGCAGATGTTTTAAAAGGCACATTAGCTGCGAGCTTACCTATATTATTGGATGTTGATCTTCATCCACTCCTTGCAGGAGTTCCCGCTGTAATTGGGCATTGTTATCCTGTATTCGCAAAATTTAAAGGCGGCAAAGCTGTTGCAACTTCTGGCGGTGTCCTATTATTCGCTCAACCATTATTGTTTGTACTCGTCTTGTTCACATTCTTTTTGACACTATACATAAGTAAATACGTATCACTGTCATCTATCATGGCTGGAGTCGGCTCAGTAGTTCTTAGTTTTTTCATAGCAGGTGATTGGCTGACAACGTATATTTTGATCGGCTTTACTTTGTTCTTAGTCTATCGCCATAGACAAAACATTGTAAGAATCGCTAAAAAAACAGAGCCTAAAGTGAAATGGATCTAA
- a CDS encoding MMPL family transporter, whose amino-acid sequence MKKGLSFQTLGKFTYRFRKLIITFWVLTTILLGFFAVKLPSILSGSGFEMDGSFSKVENILQEKFDQPKSSVMLVFDSKTYAPEDAAYKAFVMDTIKKMDGVDDVVDIQSPYEVPERTIKDNVSFASVQFDKSFGDLKKSIDQIRERMPDEKDISVSLTGGPVIAEDMNTASQHDLARAEAIGIPAALIILLLAFGGLIAAGLPIIVGLISVASSLGLLYFYGQTTNVSIFLLNVVPMIGLALGIDFALLLVNRFREELHRGVEKATIISVQTAGRSIAFSGLCVFLGLSGMLLIDIDIFKTVAIGGMVVVVLSVLNAITFLPAMLAVLGQRVNALKLFKTKENSRSVWHSFAAFVMKRPIMMAVIAALVLGFSVTPVKDMKLSIPEADALPPDYESRLAFEKFEKTFGEDELYPVTIVAQSKNSFLKDEDSLLALEKLTKDLQSQKEVNKTESIFTYTNQLNGSKLFQALQTDQGKQQFSPVLKPFINDDTALIKAYLSVDVTGDDAKQFVKKWEKEHEGLSITIGGVTKFNQEIFDEIIEKAPYGLAIVLITTLFILMIAFRSVFIPIKAIFMNMLSLSATFGILVWIFQSGVIMEPVDIGLMIPVFTFGIVFGLSMDYEVFLISRIQEIYEETGNNDRATLLGLTSTSKIITSAAAIMIVITGSFAFTNVMPVKQIGIAIALAIFIDATIVRMIFVPSLMKLLGDWNWWMPFIKRKEKKRSGTLS is encoded by the coding sequence ATGAAAAAGGGTTTATCGTTTCAAACCTTAGGAAAATTTACATACCGTTTCCGCAAGCTTATTATAACATTTTGGGTTCTAACTACCATTCTCTTAGGCTTTTTTGCTGTTAAACTCCCTTCGATCTTAAGCGGTAGCGGGTTTGAAATGGATGGGTCGTTCTCAAAAGTTGAAAACATTCTTCAAGAAAAATTTGATCAGCCGAAATCCTCTGTGATGCTAGTCTTTGATTCTAAAACATATGCTCCTGAAGACGCTGCGTATAAAGCGTTTGTTATGGACACGATTAAAAAAATGGACGGAGTCGACGATGTAGTCGACATCCAAAGTCCTTATGAGGTTCCTGAAAGAACGATAAAAGATAACGTTTCTTTTGCATCTGTTCAATTCGATAAGAGTTTTGGAGATCTTAAAAAGTCGATTGATCAAATCCGAGAGCGAATGCCTGACGAAAAAGATATTTCAGTTTCGTTAACAGGCGGACCTGTGATCGCAGAGGATATGAACACTGCTAGTCAGCATGATTTAGCAAGAGCCGAGGCGATTGGGATCCCTGCTGCTTTAATCATTCTTCTTCTCGCATTCGGGGGTTTGATCGCAGCAGGCTTACCGATCATAGTCGGTTTAATCTCGGTCGCAAGTTCACTAGGTCTTCTCTATTTTTACGGACAAACAACGAATGTGAGTATCTTCTTACTCAATGTTGTTCCTATGATAGGACTTGCATTAGGAATAGATTTCGCTCTTCTTCTCGTCAACCGTTTTCGTGAAGAGCTTCATCGTGGTGTTGAAAAAGCTACCATCATTTCTGTACAAACAGCTGGTCGTTCAATCGCGTTCTCAGGTTTATGTGTCTTCTTAGGACTGTCTGGGATGCTGTTGATTGATATTGATATTTTCAAGACCGTTGCCATAGGAGGCATGGTAGTTGTAGTCCTCTCGGTTCTGAATGCCATAACATTCTTACCAGCTATGTTAGCCGTCCTTGGACAGAGAGTGAACGCCTTGAAATTGTTTAAAACAAAAGAGAACAGTAGATCGGTTTGGCATAGCTTTGCAGCATTCGTTATGAAACGTCCTATTATGATGGCTGTGATCGCAGCACTTGTTTTAGGCTTTTCTGTTACACCTGTGAAAGATATGAAGCTATCCATTCCGGAAGCTGACGCACTTCCACCGGATTATGAATCGAGACTCGCATTTGAGAAATTTGAAAAAACGTTTGGTGAAGATGAGTTATACCCTGTAACAATCGTTGCACAATCTAAAAATTCTTTTCTCAAAGATGAAGATTCCCTTTTAGCGCTTGAAAAGCTTACAAAAGATCTTCAAAGTCAAAAAGAAGTGAATAAAACAGAATCTATTTTCACGTACACGAATCAATTAAATGGTTCAAAACTTTTTCAAGCCCTGCAGACCGATCAAGGTAAACAGCAGTTCTCTCCTGTTCTCAAACCTTTTATCAATGACGATACTGCTTTAATTAAAGCTTATTTATCAGTAGATGTGACAGGTGACGATGCGAAACAGTTCGTCAAAAAATGGGAAAAAGAACATGAAGGACTATCTATTACCATAGGTGGTGTTACAAAGTTTAATCAAGAGATTTTTGATGAGATCATCGAAAAAGCTCCTTACGGATTAGCTATCGTTCTAATTACAACGCTGTTTATTCTCATGATCGCTTTTCGATCTGTATTTATTCCAATAAAAGCGATCTTTATGAACATGCTGAGCTTGTCTGCTACTTTTGGAATTCTCGTTTGGATCTTCCAAAGTGGTGTCATCATGGAACCTGTTGATATTGGATTGATGATTCCTGTCTTTACTTTTGGAATTGTATTTGGACTTAGTATGGATTACGAAGTCTTCTTGATTTCCAGGATTCAAGAGATTTACGAAGAGACTGGTAATAATGATCGTGCTACCCTACTTGGATTAACGTCCACATCTAAGATCATTACATCGGCCGCAGCGATCATGATTGTAATCACAGGATCGTTTGCTTTTACAAACGTCATGCCTGTTAAGCAAATTGGTATCGCTATTGCTCTTGCCATATTTATCGATGCCACGATCGTAAGGATGATATTCGTCCCGTCTCTTATGAAACTGCTTGGAGACTGGAACTGGTGGATGCCATTCATAAAAAGAAAAGAGAAGAAACGAAGCGGCACCCTTTCTTGA
- a CDS encoding class I SAM-dependent methyltransferase — MIITTAGKNAIRLRNKAQEVAVTIDGTFVERENRSISSMISTYHDHVLMIGVDKLSYHPKDGSTPFFFHPNSSMFRVKQILRGEKDAFIEATQLKEGMKILDCTLGLASDAIVASLVAGRSGSVIGVESSRAISFVVKSGLQVWDSNSEKMNEAMRRIEVVYENHYEFLKKQHDNSFDVVYFDPMFESTISSPGIQGLKSSADYNELTEETIKEAKRVASKRVVMKDNKTSTKFNDLGFSVIKRNASFLYGVIE, encoded by the coding sequence ATGATCATAACGACAGCTGGAAAGAATGCAATACGATTAAGAAACAAAGCACAAGAAGTTGCCGTAACGATAGACGGTACTTTTGTGGAGAGAGAGAACCGTTCCATCTCTTCGATGATAAGTACATATCATGACCATGTTCTTATGATCGGAGTGGACAAACTTTCCTATCATCCAAAAGACGGAAGCACACCGTTCTTTTTCCATCCCAATTCTTCCATGTTTCGTGTTAAACAGATTCTTCGAGGAGAAAAAGATGCTTTTATAGAAGCGACTCAGCTCAAAGAGGGGATGAAGATCTTAGACTGTACGCTAGGATTAGCCTCTGATGCGATCGTTGCTAGTTTAGTAGCAGGAAGATCAGGATCTGTTATCGGAGTAGAAAGCAGCAGAGCCATATCATTTGTCGTGAAGAGTGGTCTTCAAGTGTGGGATTCTAACTCTGAAAAAATGAATGAAGCAATGAGAAGAATTGAAGTGGTATATGAAAATCATTATGAATTTCTAAAAAAACAGCACGACAACAGCTTTGATGTGGTTTATTTTGATCCGATGTTTGAATCAACGATCTCATCACCTGGCATTCAAGGGTTAAAGAGCAGTGCTGATTATAATGAACTTACAGAAGAGACCATCAAAGAAGCCAAAAGAGTAGCTTCAAAACGAGTTGTGATGAAAGATAACAAAACGAGTACGAAGTTTAATGACTTAGGATTCTCCGTTATTAAACGAAACGCCAGTTTTTTATATGGTGTGATCGAATGA
- the ltaE gene encoding low-specificity L-threonine aldolase, with amino-acid sequence MIDLRSDTLTQPTKEMRDAIYTASVGDDVYGEDPTINKLEKMAAEITGKEAALFVTSGTQGNQLAVLAQCSPGDEIIVESESHIFFYEGAAISALAGVQPRVIEGVRGEMDPVSVKQAIRSEDIHFPDTTLICLENTHNRSGGSVVSLDNMKKIYDVAQEAGIPVHIDGARLFNAAVATNKNVTDYTQYCDSVQFCLSKGLGSPVGSILAGDKKFIQKARKWRKRLGGGMRQAGFLAASGIISLTKMVDRLSEDHDKAQKLAEAIEGMNGLELVNKPDTNIVIINIENTKQKNEEFLERLKQEGVLAVSFGEGQIRLTTHYDVSDEDINHAISAIRRVVR; translated from the coding sequence ATGATCGATCTTAGAAGTGATACGCTAACGCAACCTACTAAAGAAATGAGAGACGCCATCTATACTGCTTCTGTTGGTGATGACGTATATGGAGAAGATCCAACCATAAACAAACTTGAAAAGATGGCTGCTGAGATAACAGGAAAAGAGGCAGCTCTGTTTGTTACAAGCGGTACACAAGGAAATCAATTGGCGGTACTTGCTCAATGTTCACCTGGGGATGAGATCATCGTGGAATCAGAGTCTCATATCTTCTTTTATGAAGGAGCTGCTATCTCAGCATTAGCAGGTGTTCAGCCAAGAGTGATTGAAGGAGTACGGGGTGAGATGGATCCTGTTTCAGTCAAACAAGCGATTCGTTCTGAGGATATTCATTTTCCAGATACAACGTTGATCTGCCTTGAGAATACACATAACCGTTCAGGAGGATCTGTCGTTTCATTAGATAACATGAAAAAGATATATGATGTGGCACAAGAGGCAGGAATTCCTGTACATATCGATGGAGCGAGGCTATTTAATGCAGCTGTAGCAACAAATAAGAATGTGACGGATTATACCCAATACTGTGATTCAGTACAGTTCTGTTTATCAAAAGGATTAGGCTCACCAGTGGGTTCCATTCTTGCAGGAGACAAGAAGTTTATACAAAAAGCCCGAAAATGGAGAAAACGTTTAGGCGGAGGAATGAGACAAGCTGGTTTCTTGGCGGCAAGTGGTATCATTTCGTTAACAAAGATGGTAGACCGATTATCAGAAGATCATGATAAAGCACAAAAGCTGGCAGAAGCGATCGAAGGTATGAACGGGTTAGAACTAGTCAATAAACCCGATACAAACATCGTCATCATAAATATTGAAAACACAAAACAAAAGAATGAAGAGTTTTTAGAAAGACTAAAGCAAGAAGGAGTTCTTGCTGTATCGTTCGGCGAAGGACAGATCCGATTAACAACGCATTATGATGTAAGTGATGAAGATATCAATCATGCCATTTCTGCAATAAGGCGAGTCGTAAGATAA
- a CDS encoding amidase family protein, protein MSQNIVLDLNEITLEKIQHHFENGDLTSLELVTFYLDRISSFDKQGPKINSVLEINPHALFIARSLDVERKNGNVRGPLHGVPIIIKDNIDTADQMHTSAGSLALENHYAKKDAFLVKKLREAGAVIIGKANMTEWANFMAYDMPNGFSSRGGQVLNPYGPGVLDVSGSSSGSAAAIASNFAALSIGTETSGSILCPAGNNNIVGIKPTVGLVSRSGIIPISISQDTAGPMARKVKDAAILLEAIQGNDPLDPATFSAPNKMSYIEGLEQATLKGKRFGVSYEFCIQHLNHTQRSVFDEALKLIEDEGGEIIYLNQISPLEKMESDYKVLLHEFKSGLNHYLSTVPTKIKISSLSDVINFNEQNKERCLKHNQELLLESNKTDGNLTSPEYLKAKLNDLEMTQKKGIDLVIEENNLTAIISPNDVWYGIPAKAGYPSISVPSGFDADGMPLSVIFTGEAYSEKKLIQAAYIFEQRSNKRVPVVF, encoded by the coding sequence ATGTCACAAAATATCGTGTTAGATTTAAATGAGATCACACTAGAAAAAATACAACATCATTTTGAGAACGGTGATCTAACATCACTTGAACTTGTAACTTTTTATCTAGATCGTATTTCTTCATTCGATAAACAAGGACCTAAGATAAACTCTGTGTTAGAAATCAACCCTCATGCTTTATTCATTGCAAGAAGTCTCGATGTTGAAAGAAAGAACGGAAATGTTCGAGGACCCCTACACGGGGTGCCCATCATCATAAAAGATAATATCGACACTGCTGATCAGATGCATACAAGTGCAGGATCTCTTGCTTTAGAAAATCATTATGCAAAAAAGGATGCTTTTCTTGTTAAAAAGTTAAGAGAAGCTGGTGCAGTTATTATCGGAAAAGCAAATATGACGGAGTGGGCGAACTTCATGGCATACGATATGCCAAACGGTTTTAGTTCTAGAGGAGGTCAAGTATTGAATCCATACGGACCTGGGGTATTAGATGTGAGTGGATCTAGTTCTGGCTCAGCGGCAGCGATAGCGAGTAATTTTGCAGCTCTAAGCATAGGAACTGAAACCTCAGGCTCAATCCTATGTCCCGCTGGAAATAATAACATCGTAGGAATTAAACCCACTGTTGGCTTAGTCTCTCGATCCGGCATCATTCCCATTTCAATTAGTCAAGATACTGCAGGTCCTATGGCACGTAAAGTTAAAGATGCTGCGATCCTTTTAGAAGCGATACAGGGTAATGACCCACTAGATCCTGCAACATTTTCCGCTCCAAACAAGATGAGTTATATAGAAGGTCTAGAACAAGCCACACTAAAAGGAAAACGATTCGGGGTATCGTACGAATTTTGTATACAGCATTTAAATCATACACAAAGATCAGTCTTCGATGAAGCATTAAAGCTCATAGAGGATGAAGGTGGAGAAATTATATATTTGAATCAGATCTCCCCCTTAGAGAAAATGGAGTCAGATTATAAGGTTCTCTTACACGAGTTCAAGTCTGGTCTTAATCATTATTTAAGTACCGTTCCAACAAAGATTAAGATCTCCTCTTTATCAGATGTTATAAATTTTAATGAACAGAATAAAGAAAGATGTTTAAAGCACAACCAAGAGCTGTTGTTAGAAAGTAATAAGACTGACGGAAATTTAACAAGTCCAGAATACCTTAAAGCGAAATTAAACGATCTTGAAATGACACAGAAAAAAGGAATAGATCTTGTCATAGAGGAAAATAACTTGACTGCCATAATCAGTCCAAATGATGTCTGGTACGGTATTCCTGCAAAAGCAGGATATCCTTCCATTTCAGTTCCCTCTGGGTTTGATGCTGATGGAATGCCGTTAAGTGTGATTTTTACCGGAGAGGCATACTCCGAGAAAAAACTCATACAAGCGGCTTATATCTTTGAACAGAGATCTAACAAGAGAGTTCCTGTAGTATTTTAA
- a CDS encoding DUF6081 family protein: MKKHQNEIVLGNFHSILTESETWKIGGFPLPDGSFHEFREPEAVVIVRNDELYVRVNPFTKSHPSVQFLDNAKHMYYSNDPIKVPQDGTVSFQWKMRSRPIGTNANDLYDGFVSVNLLDFTTGAALDFFAGNDQYASVYAVLPFPGVSVPETDKTRYFCIFKEDQEFNQREWNEFEITYNRSADEVKFLVNGNIVRTEKDVPIKFNEFTVALGLMTEKDLSPKGSTSLHGQGIIGEWSPMKVSF; the protein is encoded by the coding sequence ATGAAAAAACATCAAAATGAAATCGTGCTCGGCAATTTCCATTCTATCCTGACTGAGTCTGAAACGTGGAAGATCGGAGGTTTCCCTCTCCCCGATGGATCCTTCCATGAATTTAGAGAGCCTGAGGCAGTTGTTATCGTTCGTAATGACGAGCTGTATGTTAGAGTAAATCCATTCACTAAATCCCACCCTTCTGTTCAGTTCTTAGATAATGCAAAACACATGTATTATTCAAATGATCCGATCAAAGTGCCACAAGACGGAACCGTTTCTTTTCAATGGAAAATGCGTTCACGTCCAATCGGAACGAATGCGAATGATCTGTATGATGGTTTCGTTTCTGTAAACTTATTAGACTTCACTACAGGAGCAGCACTTGATTTCTTTGCAGGTAACGATCAGTATGCAAGTGTATATGCTGTACTCCCATTTCCAGGGGTCTCAGTACCTGAAACAGATAAAACAAGATACTTTTGTATCTTTAAAGAAGATCAAGAATTCAATCAAAGAGAATGGAACGAATTTGAGATCACTTATAACCGATCAGCTGATGAAGTAAAGTTCTTAGTGAACGGAAATATCGTTCGAACTGAAAAAGATGTGCCGATCAAGTTTAATGAGTTCACCGTAGCACTAGGACTTATGACCGAGAAAGACTTATCACCTAAAGGAAGCACCTCGCTTCATGGTCAAGGGATAATCGGTGAATGGTCACCAATGAAAGTATCTTTTTAG
- a CDS encoding DUF2203 domain-containing protein, producing MKRYTLEEANQLLPVLSKEFDSLHNLQREFDLWYESFQQVEPQLNAEEKAAWEKRIQFMELEAEMFISNILSHGVWFEDAFSSTLHFPAILNGEKGVFKWHPEEPVITVYESVEENLDSLHLVN from the coding sequence ATGAAGCGCTATACATTAGAAGAAGCCAACCAATTGCTTCCGGTCCTCTCAAAAGAGTTTGATTCACTACATAATCTTCAAAGAGAGTTTGACTTGTGGTATGAATCCTTTCAGCAGGTCGAGCCTCAGTTGAATGCTGAAGAAAAAGCGGCTTGGGAAAAAAGAATTCAATTTATGGAGCTGGAAGCTGAAATGTTCATTTCAAATATCTTGTCTCATGGTGTTTGGTTTGAAGATGCCTTCTCATCGACACTCCATTTTCCTGCTATCCTAAATGGAGAAAAAGGTGTATTCAAATGGCATCCTGAAGAACCCGTTATCACCGTCTATGAGAGTGTTGAAGAAAACTTGGATTCACTTCATTTGGTAAATTAA